The segment GCATCTGAGCCGCAAGGCTCCGCCGGTGAGCGCGTTTCTCTCCCCATGAAAACCACACTCTGCGCCGGAGCCATGCTGGCCGGTGCTCTTCTTTCGCAGGCCCACGCCGTCGAGCCCCAGCCCTTCCTCTCGGCCACGCAGCGGCTCATGGATGCCACCGCCTTTCTCGGCTCTCCCTTTGATGCTGCGGAGCTGGCTACGCTGCGCGGCTGCTTGCAGTCGCATGATGCCACAGCGGTGGAGAAGGCGCAGGCCGTGCTGGATGCCCATGCTCTTTTTCATGTCACCATCACCCCCGAGCAGCGGGTCAAGGTGGAGCGTGGCGCGGCCAAGCCCGTTCTCGATGAGTCCGGCTGGCGTCAGTATCTCGTGCGGGTGGAGAATGAGGCGGGCGTCACAGCCCGTCTCGCCGCCAGCAGTCCGCAGTCCAAGGAGGTCTATGTGAAGGGCTCTCCGCCTGTGGTGCCCAATGCGCAGCCGCGAGACCCCGGCCAGCCGCCCCTCGCCGCGCGCTGGCTGGACATGCAGATGTTTGAGGCTGCGCCGCAGCAACCCACGCTCAGCGGGCTGGGCGTGGAGTATCGTATCATCCAGCTCTACGCCAGCGAGGCGGGAAAACGCGAGGCCGTCTTCAGCTTTGACACTGGGCAGGGCACGCAGGATCTCGGCTTTCGCAATGAGACGAGCGTGCTCTTCGACTGCCGCCCCTCACGCGAGGTCACGCTGGCCATCACCGATGAAAACGGCAAGCCCTGCATGGCAGAGCTACTCATCCAAGACCACGCAGGGCGCATCTACCCCAGCCAGATCAAGCGCCATGCGCCCGACTTCTTTTTCCACCCGCAGATCTATCGCGGCGATGGAGAGGTGCTGAAGCTGCCCGATGGCGCTTACGACATCACCTTCCGCCGTGGCCCCGAATCCGTGCCCGAGCAGCGGCAGGTGAAGATCACGGGCTCAAACATCACGCTTAAGTTCCAGGTGCGGCGCTGGATCGATCCCTCCCTGCTCGGCTGGTGGAGCGGAGATCACCACATCCACGCCGCAGGCTGCGCGCACTACTCTGTGCCCAGCATGGGCGTGCATGCCTCCGACATGGCGCGGCACTGCATGGGCGAAGATTTGAAAATCGGCGCGAATCTCACCTGGGGTCCCTGCTTCGATTACCAAAAGCAGTTTTTCACTGGCATGGAGGACAAGGAGTCGCGATTCCCCTTTTTGCTGCGCTATGACGTGGAGGTCAGCGGATTTGGCAGTCACAAAAGCGGCCACCTCTGCCTGCTCAAGCTCAAGGAGCAGATGTACCCTGGCGGCGACAGCACCGCGCACTGGCCCACGCTCTGCCTCAGCACGCT is part of the Prosthecobacter vanneervenii genome and harbors:
- a CDS encoding CehA/McbA family metallohydrolase — its product is MKTTLCAGAMLAGALLSQAHAVEPQPFLSATQRLMDATAFLGSPFDAAELATLRGCLQSHDATAVEKAQAVLDAHALFHVTITPEQRVKVERGAAKPVLDESGWRQYLVRVENEAGVTARLAASSPQSKEVYVKGSPPVVPNAQPRDPGQPPLAARWLDMQMFEAAPQQPTLSGLGVEYRIIQLYASEAGKREAVFSFDTGQGTQDLGFRNETSVLFDCRPSREVTLAITDENGKPCMAELLIQDHAGRIYPSQIKRHAPDFFFHPQIYRGDGEVLKLPDGAYDITFRRGPESVPEQRQVKITGSNITLKFQVRRWIDPSLLGWWSGDHHIHAAGCAHYSVPSMGVHASDMARHCMGEDLKIGANLTWGPCFDYQKQFFTGMEDKESRFPFLLRYDVEVSGFGSHKSGHLCLLKLKEQMYPGGDSTAHWPTLCLSTLRWAKKQGALCGPAHSGWGLQPLAENDPARKQPYKLGIPSATNELPNFIIPPFNGIGANEYIVDVTHLVEGPDGKLVPAVDFMSMVDTPHTWELNIWYHTLNAGFRTRISGETDFPCIYGERVGLGRAYVKLDGRLSYDAWCEGIRAGRAYVSDGKSHLMDFKANAQEMGVNGSELRLAKPATIKLTAKVAARLNDKPHPEIQSLSPEQKPFWDLERARVGSSREVPVEVIVNGVSVARKNITADGSLHDVSFDLPVEKSCWVALRIRATSHTNPIFLIVNDKPIREKRSLEWCLKCVDQCWSQKEALIDPKEHADAVAAYDHARQVYRERLAD